A region from the Campylobacter subantarcticus LMG 24377 genome encodes:
- a CDS encoding baseplate J/gp47 family protein — MSEILNANNAYFKQSFLKDIPYPKIIEELDFEKILKDLEELFKSFLNENVELLESDPFKAVLEALAYREMIIRARINEAIKATYLHYASGSDLDNVVANGYLIQRLKGVKPTAKVEFELNTLLTYDVIIPKGAIFSNENADIATLKEEVIIKKGQNKAQGILELDEFVQSKESKTEFLQTPLPFVTKIKQLESFSGGASEESDEALRERAVMSVHRFSTAGSEKGYIYHALSASAKVASIKALNNGAGKVRVIIKSEDKASVDVVKEYLSADERRPLTDEVSVELAKKREFIIEAKLLLLELSRANEISEKINALQSDFDLSVDLALGFIYKCLHQDGVYKSEILSIKEKIINEEEQELPLANIIIADDEFAKISFELSYEKAIL, encoded by the coding sequence ATGAGTGAAATTTTAAACGCTAATAATGCATACTTTAAACAAAGCTTTTTAAAAGATATTCCTTATCCAAAAATCATAGAAGAGCTTGATTTTGAAAAGATTTTAAAAGATCTTGAAGAGCTTTTTAAAAGCTTTTTAAATGAAAATGTAGAGCTTTTAGAATCAGATCCTTTTAAGGCTGTATTAGAAGCACTTGCTTATAGAGAAATGATAATTAGAGCAAGAATTAATGAAGCAATAAAGGCTACATATTTACATTATGCTAGTGGAAGTGATTTAGATAATGTAGTAGCAAATGGCTATTTGATACAAAGGCTTAAAGGGGTTAAACCAACAGCCAAAGTAGAGTTTGAATTAAATACTTTACTTACTTATGATGTAATCATTCCAAAGGGTGCAATTTTTTCCAATGAAAATGCTGATATTGCCACCTTAAAAGAAGAGGTGATAATCAAAAAAGGACAAAACAAAGCACAAGGTATTTTAGAACTTGATGAGTTTGTGCAAAGTAAAGAAAGTAAAACCGAGTTTTTGCAAACCCCACTGCCTTTTGTAACTAAAATAAAACAACTTGAAAGTTTTAGTGGTGGAGCCAGTGAAGAAAGTGATGAAGCCTTAAGAGAAAGAGCTGTAATGAGTGTGCATAGATTTTCAACAGCAGGAAGTGAAAAAGGATATATCTATCATGCTTTAAGTGCAAGTGCCAAAGTAGCTTCAATTAAAGCTTTAAACAATGGAGCAGGAAAAGTAAGAGTTATTATTAAAAGTGAAGATAAAGCAAGTGTTGATGTGGTTAAAGAGTATTTAAGTGCAGATGAAAGAAGACCTTTAACTGATGAAGTAAGCGTGGAGTTAGCTAAGAAAAGAGAGTTTATTATAGAAGCTAAACTTTTGCTTTTAGAATTAAGTCGTGCTAATGAAATTAGCGAAAAAATCAATGCCTTACAAAGTGATTTTGATTTAAGTGTAGATTTAGCACTGGGATTTATTTATAAATGCTTACATCAAGATGGGGTTTATAAAAGTGAAATTTTAAGCATTAAAGAAAAAATTATAAATGAAGAAGAGCAAGAATTACCTTTAGCAAACATAATAATAGCTGATGATGAGTTTGCAAAAATTAGTTTTGAACTTAGCTATGAAAAGGCTATATTATGA
- a CDS encoding baseplate assembly protein W, with protein sequence MKFMVSIEESVKDILITPLGSRVMRPEYGSLLYTLIDRKIDDDFKIKLTRYTAEAISKWEKRVKLKGVRLNDCKDNKLNITLLFENYQDLKVELSK encoded by the coding sequence ATGAAATTTATGGTTAGCATTGAAGAAAGTGTTAAAGACATTTTAATCACTCCTTTGGGTTCAAGAGTAATGAGACCTGAGTATGGTTCTTTGCTTTATACATTAATAGATAGAAAAATTGATGATGATTTTAAAATCAAACTTACTAGATATACAGCAGAGGCTATTTCAAAGTGGGAAAAAAGAGTAAAACTAAAAGGCGTAAGACTTAATGATTGCAAAGATAATAAATTAAACATTACCTTGCTTTTTGAAAATTATCAGGATTTAAAAGTGGAGCTTAGCAAATGA
- a CDS encoding phage baseplate assembly protein V, whose protein sequence is MNELGIICDIKDNKAKVAIGEMVTDFLSVFQAFSNSYAVSFSPLRIGEQVLVMPVRGDLNSGVILRGLYQEKHKAKNTDTNTFNIDFEDGTHLEYNSKSSTLKLDVTKDINITCINAHIKAEKVLVDSPSIDLGLNGEGVVTTECICAFTGSPHPHGSSNTRSKI, encoded by the coding sequence ATGAATGAGCTTGGCATTATTTGCGACATTAAAGACAATAAAGCAAAAGTTGCTATTGGAGAAATGGTAACTGATTTTTTAAGTGTTTTTCAAGCTTTTTCAAATTCTTACGCAGTGAGCTTTTCACCTTTAAGAATAGGAGAGCAAGTTTTAGTAATGCCTGTGCGTGGAGATTTAAATTCAGGTGTAATTTTACGCGGACTTTATCAAGAAAAACACAAAGCAAAAAACACAGATACTAATACTTTTAATATAGACTTTGAAGATGGAACACACCTAGAATATAACTCTAAAAGTAGCACTTTAAAGCTTGATGTAACTAAAGATATAAACATTACTTGTATTAATGCACATATTAAAGCAGAAAAAGTTTTAGTTGATAGTCCTAGTATTGATTTAGGACTTAATGGTGAAGGTGTGGTAACTACTGAATGTATTTGTGCTTTTACAGGAAGTCCACATCCACATGGTTCAAGCAATACAAGGAGTAAAATCTAA
- a CDS encoding phage holin family protein encodes MKLEDIFVYIVLMIVSFIAGLVGIVTKNKLSKELNIKGKFILFLKGMLGSMFVAYLVFEIVSYLNFGIKLSVAMGGFAAYMGTDALLKIEQLVEKIISKKVEKL; translated from the coding sequence ATGAAGTTAGAAGATATTTTTGTATATATAGTTTTAATGATAGTAAGCTTTATAGCAGGACTTGTAGGAATAGTAACGAAAAACAAGCTAAGTAAAGAGCTTAACATAAAAGGCAAGTTTATACTCTTTTTAAAAGGTATGCTTGGATCTATGTTTGTAGCATACTTAGTTTTTGAAATTGTAAGTTATTTAAATTTTGGCATAAAACTTAGCGTTGCTATGGGTGGATTTGCAGCTTACATGGGAACAGATGCATTACTTAAAATAGAACAGCTTGTAGAAAAAATAATAAGCAAGAAAGTAGAAAAACTATGA
- a CDS encoding peptidase, M15 family has product MKANPYFKLDEFKCRCGKCQLPKGVPSDELVDILCQIREHFNSPLIINSPYRCPEYNTKVGGAPKSQHTIGSAVDFVVKGVKTEEVHQYVLDSFGERGLGIAIKHNFDNSYAGFVHIDTRGKKARWTYA; this is encoded by the coding sequence ATGAAAGCAAACCCTTATTTTAAACTTGATGAGTTTAAATGTAGATGTGGAAAGTGCCAACTGCCAAAAGGTGTACCAAGTGATGAGCTTGTGGATATTCTTTGTCAAATAAGGGAGCATTTTAACTCACCTTTAATTATAAATAGTCCATATCGTTGCCCTGAATATAATACTAAAGTGGGTGGTGCTCCAAAATCTCAACATACTATTGGCAGTGCAGTAGATTTTGTAGTTAAGGGTGTTAAAACAGAGGAAGTTCATCAATATGTTTTAGATAGTTTTGGCGAGAGAGGTTTAGGGATTGCTATAAAACATAATTTTGATAATTCTTATGCAGGTTTTGTGCATATTGATACGCGTGGCAAAAAAGCAAGATGGACTTATGCTTAA
- a CDS encoding Mu-like prophage protein gives MLFINKENLVEVSSDKPIKVAIKGEWKGHNNGRFKVDDKDLESMINNFNQKKIDLVIDYEHQSLKNKKAPAAGWIKELYLENDALMAKAEFNEEAKKYISNKQYRYLSPVFEFNAKDNKSGELVRAKLHSVALTNTPFIDELGELIANKNNIHQNKGERMDEKIKELESQIIALKDESNLLKKENEDLKKQNEESVKNLASSLVDNALSTGKIANCQKEWALTYACKDLEGFKSFLNTNNTQANAQIPKNNLFANKNTAKTSELDVVKMMLGD, from the coding sequence GTGCTTTTTATAAATAAAGAAAATTTAGTTGAAGTAAGCAGTGATAAGCCTATAAAAGTAGCAATCAAGGGTGAGTGGAAAGGACATAATAATGGTAGATTTAAGGTGGATGATAAAGATTTAGAATCTATGATTAATAATTTTAATCAAAAAAAGATTGATTTGGTTATTGATTATGAGCACCAAAGTTTGAAAAATAAAAAAGCTCCAGCTGCAGGTTGGATTAAAGAGCTTTACTTAGAAAATGATGCCTTAATGGCTAAGGCTGAATTTAACGAAGAAGCTAAAAAATATATATCAAATAAGCAATACCGCTATTTATCCCCTGTGTTTGAATTTAATGCAAAAGACAATAAAAGTGGAGAACTAGTAAGAGCTAAGCTTCACTCAGTCGCACTAACAAATACGCCATTTATTGATGAGCTAGGAGAACTCATTGCAAACAAAAACAATATTCATCAAAACAAAGGAGAGAGAATGGATGAAAAAATTAAAGAGTTAGAATCTCAAATTATAGCTTTAAAAGATGAGAGCAACTTACTGAAAAAAGAAAATGAGGACTTAAAAAAACAAAACGAAGAAAGCGTTAAAAACTTGGCGAGTTCTTTAGTTGATAATGCTTTAAGCACTGGCAAAATTGCGAATTGTCAAAAAGAATGGGCATTAACTTATGCTTGTAAAGATTTAGAGGGCTTTAAAAGTTTTTTAAATACTAATAATACCCAAGCTAACGCACAAATTCCAAAAAATAATCTTTTTGCAAACAAAAACACAGCAAAAACTAGTGAGCTTGATGTTGTAAAAATGATGTTAGGAGATTAA
- a CDS encoding major capsid protein, protein MDLEQLLELFSSTKVTEVINQTKASPRFVSDTFFKDKIPSLESTVRVEIIKGAGIVLNSISDNGEHSLENTKDAFILNIPLPRFALAKRISASEINSLRSLALQEAQAKSLSGALGVLVKEMKESFNTTLEYMANGALFGKILDGKGNVLFDFGSTSKKVVSVKKDGSVTLGSVCDSIDTAIIDEFGTSTDYEVLCGNELFAAISNLALSEDLYKNHLAIRDDKDKSLILYGAKYRRYSAKYKNTNGKSVEFLKGTEGMVVPKDNSNRIYYTRANHTDALGKAPSLMFVSKPEILPRGAGIEIVGEMRAMPVCTRPNGLIKLVLE, encoded by the coding sequence ATGGATTTAGAGCAACTTTTGGAACTTTTTTCAAGCACAAAAGTAACTGAAGTTATCAATCAAACTAAAGCTTCACCTCGCTTTGTAAGCGATACTTTTTTTAAGGATAAAATACCAAGCCTTGAGAGCACCGTAAGAGTTGAAATTATAAAAGGTGCTGGAATTGTGTTAAATAGCATTTCAGATAATGGGGAACATTCTTTAGAAAATACCAAAGATGCTTTTATTTTAAATATACCTTTACCACGCTTTGCATTAGCAAAAAGAATCAGTGCAAGTGAGATTAATTCTTTAAGGTCTTTGGCTTTGCAAGAAGCTCAGGCTAAAAGCTTAAGTGGGGCTCTTGGGGTTTTGGTTAAAGAAATGAAAGAAAGCTTTAACACTACACTTGAATATATGGCAAACGGTGCTTTATTTGGCAAGATTTTAGATGGCAAAGGAAATGTGCTTTTTGACTTTGGCAGCACAAGCAAGAAAGTTGTTAGCGTTAAAAAAGACGGGAGTGTGACTTTAGGCAGTGTTTGTGATTCAATTGATACGGCAATTATTGATGAATTTGGAACAAGTACTGATTATGAAGTGCTTTGTGGAAATGAACTTTTTGCGGCTATTTCTAATTTAGCCTTAAGCGAAGATCTTTATAAAAATCATCTTGCAATTAGGGATGATAAAGATAAGTCCTTAATTTTATATGGGGCTAAATATCGCCGCTATAGTGCAAAATATAAAAATACAAATGGAAAAAGCGTTGAATTTTTAAAAGGCACTGAGGGTATGGTTGTACCAAAGGATAATTCTAATCGTATTTATTATACAAGAGCAAACCATACTGATGCTTTAGGAAAAGCACCAAGTTTAATGTTTGTTTCAAAACCTGAAATTTTACCTCGCGGTGCTGGAATTGAAATCGTAGGCGAAATGAGAGCTATGCCAGTTTGCACCAGACCAAATGGGCTTATTAAGCTTGTTTTAGAATAA
- a CDS encoding phage protein Gp36 family protein, whose amino-acid sequence MNYQDTLKEELITETKMHLSIIDEKDLIKELSVHAIAELSDLNADGVCDKEVIDDAINDAQSYIASFIKIPNKPTPLLKDICVKLTIMELKRRNDFPKESLNEIIEWANDLLLKMANKKIPTEIDEDDFIPQNKARAFKHKRRRMDLRSING is encoded by the coding sequence ATGAATTATCAAGACACTTTAAAAGAAGAACTTATCACAGAAACTAAAATGCATCTTTCTATAATAGATGAAAAAGATTTGATAAAAGAGTTAAGCGTTCATGCCATAGCAGAGCTTAGCGATTTAAACGCTGATGGAGTTTGTGATAAAGAAGTAATTGATGATGCCATTAATGATGCACAAAGTTATATTGCAAGTTTTATAAAGATACCTAATAAACCAACTCCTCTTTTAAAAGATATTTGTGTAAAGCTTACAATTATGGAGCTAAAACGCCGTAATGATTTTCCAAAGGAAAGTTTGAATGAAATTATAGAATGGGCAAATGATTTGCTTTTAAAAATGGCTAATAAAAAAATTCCAACTGAAATTGATGAAGATGATTTTATTCCACAAAACAAAGCTAGGGCGTTTAAACACAAAAGAAGAAGAATGGATTTAAGGAGTATAAATGGCTAG
- a CDS encoding DUF1804 family protein, which yields MASNEIKELAKELYIAGFDIFKIAKILNRNEKTIRNYKAKDGDWDKVKTSLLTSKIKDKESASLYESFTDQMFRAIENINSDEKMNAEKKTEAIARIGDSFSKMRKVARLEDPSTYRLNVAKKVVEIIISHLKNDKDCVSKLVLLLESGVIEKEILAMDE from the coding sequence ATGGCTAGCAATGAGATCAAAGAGCTTGCAAAAGAACTATACATTGCAGGTTTTGATATTTTTAAAATTGCAAAAATTTTAAACCGCAATGAAAAAACAATTAGAAATTATAAAGCTAAAGATGGAGATTGGGATAAGGTTAAAACTAGTCTTTTAACTTCAAAAATTAAAGATAAGGAAAGTGCATCTTTATATGAAAGCTTTACAGATCAAATGTTTCGTGCGATTGAAAATATCAATTCTGATGAAAAAATGAATGCTGAGAAAAAAACTGAAGCTATCGCAAGAATAGGCGATAGTTTTTCAAAAATGAGAAAAGTAGCAAGACTTGAAGATCCAAGTACTTATCGTTTAAATGTCGCTAAAAAAGTAGTTGAAATCATAATAAGCCATTTGAAAAACGATAAAGATTGTGTGAGCAAATTAGTATTGCTTTTAGAAAGTGGCGTGATAGAAAAAGAAATCTTAGCAATGGATGAGTAA
- the terL gene encoding phage terminase large subunit gives MLFTKEELDEFLISNELKHENTPNELKGAMQRKDFLEWMDTLKNELKTQFLHESHLNPNLKEERIKKASVDFDYFARTYFPHYFTIKGECALHLHLNKIFEKLALKKDSKGEKHAIAAPRAHGKSTYTSQLFPLWCLVFNYKSFIVEISDAVELMEGMLEAIKAELEDNPHLKLDFPDVVGIGKTWRVGEFVSNNGVKVKAFGSGKRLRGVRYGVKRPDLVILDDLENDTNVRSKDQRDKLEDWVDEAVLNLGSADGKLDVLYIGTILHNDSVLARKLKLGFWNPKVFRSIEEFPQRLDLWDEYATLYRNSDFKSAHNFYLKNKTLMDKGAKVLWSEAKSLEDLMKLRAENLKAFNKEQLNNPRSENQIFNLEAINFYNHLPPISQYYMYIDPAGEKAKSDYTAITVIGKATKGFYVIESIVKILKAQSIIKTIFNLQKIYKCRLIEIETNGGQFFLKKWIQEKSLESGVFLPLRGKNNSTSKFERIESLSLAFENEELFLHKSQTMLINQLLEFPEGKNDDAPDSLAGAFLLARTKSSIKRRKHHFSSVQRVRHL, from the coding sequence ATGCTTTTTACCAAAGAAGAATTGGATGAGTTTTTAATCTCAAATGAGCTAAAACACGAGAATACTCCAAATGAGCTAAAAGGTGCCATGCAAAGAAAAGACTTTTTAGAATGGATGGATACTCTTAAAAATGAATTAAAAACTCAATTTTTACATGAGAGCCATTTAAACCCTAATCTAAAAGAAGAGAGAATTAAAAAAGCAAGTGTGGATTTTGATTATTTTGCAAGAACTTACTTTCCACATTATTTTACCATCAAAGGTGAGTGTGCTTTACATTTGCATTTAAATAAAATTTTTGAAAAATTGGCTCTTAAAAAAGACAGTAAAGGAGAAAAACATGCTATAGCTGCCCCAAGAGCCCATGGTAAATCAACTTACACCTCACAACTCTTTCCTTTATGGTGTTTAGTTTTTAACTATAAAAGCTTTATAGTAGAAATTTCAGATGCAGTCGAACTTATGGAAGGAATGCTTGAAGCTATAAAAGCAGAACTTGAAGATAATCCACATTTAAAGCTTGACTTTCCTGATGTTGTAGGAATTGGTAAAACTTGGCGTGTTGGAGAATTTGTTAGTAATAACGGTGTTAAGGTTAAAGCCTTTGGTAGTGGAAAAAGACTTCGTGGGGTTAGATATGGGGTCAAAAGACCTGATTTAGTTATTTTGGATGATTTAGAAAATGACACCAATGTTAGAAGTAAAGATCAAAGAGATAAATTAGAAGATTGGGTAGATGAAGCGGTTTTAAACCTAGGAAGTGCTGATGGAAAGCTTGATGTGCTTTATATTGGTACAATTTTACATAACGATAGCGTTCTAGCAAGAAAGCTAAAACTTGGTTTTTGGAATCCAAAAGTATTTCGTTCTATTGAAGAATTTCCACAAAGACTTGATTTATGGGATGAGTATGCTACACTTTATAGAAATAGTGATTTTAAAAGCGCTCATAATTTTTACCTAAAAAATAAAACCTTAATGGATAAAGGCGCTAAAGTTCTTTGGAGCGAGGCTAAAAGCTTAGAAGATTTAATGAAATTAAGAGCTGAAAATCTAAAAGCTTTCAATAAAGAGCAGCTTAATAATCCAAGAAGCGAAAATCAAATATTTAATCTTGAAGCAATTAATTTTTATAATCACTTGCCGCCCATTAGCCAATATTACATGTATATCGATCCAGCAGGAGAGAAAGCAAAAAGCGATTATACAGCAATTACAGTTATTGGTAAAGCTACAAAGGGCTTTTATGTAATAGAAAGCATTGTTAAAATTTTAAAAGCACAAAGTATTATAAAAACTATTTTTAACCTACAAAAAATTTATAAGTGCCGTTTAATTGAAATTGAAACTAATGGTGGTCAATTTTTCTTAAAAAAATGGATACAAGAAAAAAGTTTAGAGAGCGGAGTGTTCTTACCATTAAGAGGTAAAAATAACAGTACTAGTAAGTTTGAACGCATTGAAAGCTTAAGCCTTGCCTTTGAAAATGAAGAACTTTTTTTACATAAAAGCCAAACTATGCTCATAAATCAGCTTTTAGAATTTCCAGAGGGTAAAAATGATGATGCGCCTGATAGCTTAGCAGGAGCTTTTTTATTAGCAAGAACAAAATCAAGCATTAAAAGAAGAAAACATCATTTTAGCTCTGTGCAAAGAGTAAGGCATCTTTAA
- a CDS encoding Mu-like prophage protein gp29, whose translation MKKETKSKREVILKNNSLINTLINSSYINVFKISENDQRMIFKDLSFTQAHQSRRSVILAKELQIVCGNEKIKESFEDFFNPDLIGQILETYLYGFNIFEVNYKLKDGFYYPILKQRDFRNFGFNENDELIYNGNGYDEIIEDKKAIYGLFGSNFLFKNGDALLTKLYFPVKLKNASLKFWMEFLERFGSPWAVAKTDSDPDALANEIHQMLNGDSAVIDKEEELDLIQPTAKANYNEIIDYLDNQIRSVVLGANLSSQVSGGSLAAAESHNQIRKDLATQDGQIVLFILNRAIKFFKEINNFKDELFVQFFNEAEPKNELCERDLKLFNMGFCFDEEYIKRTYNVDGKLVKEILTTNDKDKEIFENKATLKEDFEEDFIDKALEQKEYLQVDEAMAKFFKEQFEKTIKESKNYDEVFEKLQGSFSSLKQADFEKYLYMSLVNSNILGYLED comes from the coding sequence ATGAAAAAAGAAACAAAAAGCAAAAGAGAAGTGATATTAAAAAATAATAGTCTTATCAACACTCTTATAAACTCAAGCTATATAAATGTGTTTAAAATCAGCGAAAACGATCAAAGAATGATTTTTAAAGATCTAAGCTTTACTCAAGCTCATCAATCACGCAGAAGTGTGATTTTAGCAAAAGAGCTCCAAATCGTTTGTGGAAATGAAAAAATAAAAGAAAGTTTTGAGGATTTTTTCAATCCTGATTTAATAGGTCAAATCTTAGAAACCTATCTTTATGGGTTTAATATTTTTGAGGTTAATTACAAATTAAAAGATGGTTTTTACTATCCTATTTTAAAGCAAAGAGATTTTAGAAATTTTGGCTTTAATGAAAATGATGAATTAATTTATAATGGTAATGGATATGATGAAATTATCGAAGATAAAAAAGCAATTTATGGGCTTTTTGGATCTAATTTCTTATTTAAAAATGGAGATGCTTTGCTAACTAAACTTTATTTTCCAGTAAAACTTAAAAATGCAAGTTTAAAGTTTTGGATGGAATTTTTAGAAAGGTTTGGCTCTCCTTGGGCTGTTGCGAAAACCGATAGTGATCCTGATGCACTTGCTAATGAAATCCATCAAATGTTAAATGGCGATAGTGCCGTTATTGATAAAGAAGAAGAACTTGATTTAATTCAGCCAACAGCTAAGGCAAATTACAATGAAATAATAGATTATCTTGATAATCAAATAAGAAGTGTGGTTTTAGGAGCTAATTTAAGTTCTCAAGTAAGTGGTGGCTCTTTAGCAGCTGCAGAGTCTCATAATCAAATAAGAAAAGACTTAGCTACTCAAGATGGACAAATCGTTCTTTTTATTTTAAATCGTGCAATTAAGTTTTTCAAAGAAATCAATAATTTTAAAGATGAGCTTTTTGTGCAATTTTTTAATGAAGCAGAGCCAAAAAATGAGCTTTGCGAAAGGGATTTAAAACTTTTTAATATGGGTTTTTGTTTTGATGAAGAATATATTAAAAGAACCTATAATGTAGATGGAAAGCTTGTTAAAGAAATTTTAACAACTAATGATAAAGATAAAGAAATTTTTGAAAACAAAGCAACTTTAAAAGAAGATTTTGAAGAAGATTTTATAGATAAAGCTTTAGAACAAAAAGAATATTTACAAGTTGATGAGGCTATGGCAAAATTTTTCAAAGAACAATTTGAAAAAACTATTAAAGAAAGCAAAAATTATGATGAAGTATTTGAAAAACTTCAAGGGAGTTTTTCTAGTCTAAAGCAAGCTGATTTTGAAAAATATCTTTATATGTCTTTAGTTAATTCTAATATCTTGGGATATTTGGAGGATTAA
- a CDS encoding phage Mu protein F-like protein produces MLNAKIGFFQEPSEAVLFLKNKKPQVNFDYDELSHSSHKKVFTIAKLIDESLLKDIQDSLVNAIKNGDKFGTWSKIAEEKLKAKGWWGSKEIIDRKTGEIKKTNFNSARLKKIFEENSRKAKAKAIYENQMKSTKPYLKYRTKQDSHVRDKHRAFDGIVLPKDDPFWDTHYPHVSMHDYGCRCYVLALGENEVKGLKTPPSSAKESNFNGLNDEELLDELYKQKNTEVIQNFIKLNMLSTAAKKTKEAKSFTHEKELYTWQKSLDEMVDEIIVNDNQKYPINFIQVGKMDKSTKEFLEKLNKKDLEDLYFTLSKNNLLHASPKRKANYNQALSVDEIKQIVKVLDEAKEVYWDKKEESLVYFFDDIKNSKKVNKIIIRPDYKLKKFGKSNAVITLGKVEEDNKKQQELIKIR; encoded by the coding sequence ATGCTAAACGCTAAAATAGGTTTTTTCCAAGAACCAAGTGAAGCTGTTTTATTTTTAAAAAATAAAAAGCCACAAGTTAACTTTGATTATGATGAGCTTTCACATTCTTCTCATAAAAAAGTTTTTACTATTGCCAAGCTTATAGATGAAAGCTTATTGAAAGATATACAAGATTCTTTAGTAAATGCTATAAAAAATGGAGATAAATTTGGTACTTGGAGTAAGATTGCTGAAGAAAAATTAAAAGCTAAGGGTTGGTGGGGTTCAAAAGAAATTATAGATAGAAAAACAGGTGAAATTAAAAAAACCAATTTTAATAGTGCAAGATTAAAAAAGATTTTTGAAGAAAACTCAAGAAAAGCTAAAGCCAAAGCTATCTATGAAAATCAAATGAAAAGCACTAAGCCTTATCTTAAATACCGCACAAAACAAGATTCGCATGTTAGAGATAAGCATAGAGCATTTGATGGCATAGTTTTACCTAAAGATGATCCTTTTTGGGATACGCACTATCCACATGTAAGCATGCATGATTATGGTTGTAGATGTTATGTTTTAGCACTAGGAGAGAATGAAGTTAAAGGCTTAAAAACACCACCATCAAGTGCCAAAGAAAGCAATTTTAATGGTTTAAATGATGAAGAGCTTTTAGATGAGCTTTATAAGCAAAAAAACACCGAAGTAATTCAAAATTTCATAAAACTTAACATGCTAAGTACTGCAGCCAAAAAAACAAAAGAAGCTAAGAGTTTTACTCACGAAAAAGAACTCTATACTTGGCAAAAAAGTTTAGATGAAATGGTAGATGAAATTATTGTTAATGACAATCAAAAATATCCTATTAATTTCATTCAAGTGGGTAAAATGGATAAAAGCACTAAGGAATTTTTAGAAAAGCTTAACAAAAAAGACTTAGAGGATTTATACTTTACACTTAGCAAAAACAATCTTTTACACGCAAGTCCTAAAAGAAAAGCAAACTACAATCAAGCCTTAAGTGTGGATGAAATCAAGCAAATTGTTAAGGTTTTAGATGAAGCAAAAGAGGTTTATTGGGATAAGAAAGAAGAAAGTTTGGTTTATTTTTTTGATGATATAAAAAATAGTAAAAAAGTGAATAAAATCATTATAAGACCTGATTACAAACTAAAAAAATTTGGAAAAAGCAATGCAGTTATTACGCTTGGAAAAGTGGAAGAAGATAATAAAAAGCAACAAGAGTTAATTAAAATCAGATAA
- a CDS encoding phage protein U, giving the protein MVLALGEFEFKALNFDNLERSLEYNIQSQNRLNNHNALFASSKESEKIKIQGKTLPLKGDRNTYLDKLENMAKEQKSYILIGANGKYYGKFVILALNENRSAFVDGSGFVAQSFSMDLERDFDE; this is encoded by the coding sequence ATGGTTTTAGCTTTAGGAGAATTTGAGTTTAAAGCTTTAAATTTTGATAATTTAGAAAGAAGCTTAGAATATAACATACAAAGTCAAAATAGACTTAATAATCATAATGCTTTATTTGCAAGTTCTAAAGAAAGTGAAAAGATTAAAATACAAGGCAAAACCTTACCTTTAAAAGGGGATAGAAACACCTACTTAGATAAACTTGAGAATATGGCAAAAGAACAAAAATCTTATATTTTAATAGGAGCTAATGGAAAGTATTATGGTAAGTTTGTGATTTTAGCTTTAAATGAAAATAGAAGTGCATTTGTAGATGGAAGTGGCTTTGTAGCACAAAGCTTTAGTATGGATTTAGAAAGGGACTTTGATGAATAA
- a CDS encoding phage tail protein X: MNKIYIAKNNERLDSIVYKHYKNLRCFEQVLIANPKLEPILKAGDKIILPQLEIKEDKEKALW, translated from the coding sequence ATGAATAAGATTTATATAGCTAAAAATAATGAAAGGCTTGATAGTATAGTTTATAAACATTATAAAAATTTACGATGTTTTGAGCAGGTATTAATAGCTAATCCAAAATTAGAACCTATTTTAAAAGCAGGAGATAAGATTATTCTACCGCAACTTGAAATCAAAGAGGATAAGGAAAAAGCCTTATGGTAA